DNA sequence from the Acidobacteriota bacterium genome:
GGCTCCGCTGGGCGCTGCTGGCGGTCATGCTGGTGGTCGGGGTCCACCACGTCCTGCGCTATGCGCGCCGCATCGGCGACGACCCGGAACACAGCCTCGTGCGCGACATCGACTACTCCGGCGGCGCGCATGAACTGAGCGCAGCCGAACTCACGCCGGCCCGGCTCGGCATCCTGGGTTCCTTCGCCGCCATGATCGGCATCTTCATCTGGGGCGTCAACGTGCACGGCTGGTACCTGGTCGAACTCGCGGCGCTCTTCCTGGGCGTGACGATCATCTCCGCCGTCCTGGGCCGCGTGTCGGCGAACCGGACGGCCAGGGCCTTCACCAGCGGCGCCGCCGAACTGACCGGGACCGCCCTGCTGATCGGCTTCGCGCGCACGATCGAGGTCGTGCTCTCGGACGCCCGGGTCATCGACACCGTGATCCACGGCATCGCCTCGCTGCTCGAGCGAGCGGAGGCCCTGGGTTCCGGCGCTGCCGTCGTCGCCGCCTGGGGCATGCTGGCCGTGCAGAGCGTCTGCAACTTCCTGATTCCCTCAGGCAGCGGCCAGGCCTACGTGACGATGCCGATCATGGCGCCGCTCGCCGACCTCACCGGCGTCGGCCGCGAGACGTCCGTGCTCGCCTATCAGCTCGGCGACGGGTTGATGAACCTGATCGTCCCCACGAACGCCCTGCTCATGGGCATGCTGCTCCTGGCGCGCATCCCCTACCAGCGCTGGCTGCGGTTCATCCTGCCCGCGATGGTCAAGCTCTACGTCGTCGCGATGCTCATCCTCGCCGTCGCGGCGCTAATGCGGTTCGAGTAGCCGCCGGCCGAGCTACAGGTTCAGCTTCGCCGGCAGGTACCGGTCGATCAGCCCCTGGTAGTACGGCCGCAATTCGGCGGCATCCGGCGGACGGTCGCTCTTGGAGTACAGGTCGTAGCCGTTGAAGAGTCGCACCCAGGCGAACATCTCGCGGTCACGGTCGTTCATCAACTCCCGGTATGCGCCTTCGCGGTGACACGCATAGAAGGAGTGGTAGCGGATCATGTAAAGGGCCGGCTCCGGCAGGTAGTCGCTGAGCACCTGGTAGAGGTACTCGTCGTGCCCCCAGGACAGGTGAACCTGGTCCAGCCCACAGCCCGGTTCGTACACGCCAAGAGGTGTCGAGTAGGTCGGATCCGCCGTGTCCGGGTTGCCCTCGAAGAGCTCCGGATAGACGATTCGGTCCGAGAACGCGCAGCCAACCGGAAACGTGTCGCCGACCACCGCCCACTGCGGCTCGCCCCACAGGCAGAGCACCTTGCCCAGGTCGTGTATCAGTCCGGCCAGCACGAACCAGTCCGGATGGCCGTTGGCCCGGATCGCCTCGGCCGTCTGCAGCAGGTGGTCGAGCTGCGAGAGGTCCAGATCCGGGTCCGAGTCGTCCACCAGCGTGTTCAGGAACTCGAGCGCCTCCCAGGCCGGGAGTTCAGCCCGGTCGAGCGTGAGGTACTCCGCCTTCTTGTCCTGAACGAAGTCCCAGGTCTGGTGGCGGTGGTTCAGCCGGTAGAACTCGCGCACCGTGTCACGGGGCGGCTGTTCGAAGTCCCGGTAGTCCTCGCGGCGCTTTCCGCCGGCCTCCGCCGGCTCGGGATAGAGTTCCGCCACGAAGTCGTCCCAGTCGTCGAGTCGCTCGAGCGGCATCAGGGACCTACGCTAGCAGCCGCAGATCGCGGTCAGCAGGGTCGACGAAACACGGTCCAGGACGGTAGAGCACGATGTCCTATCTCGCCTACAAGCTGCTGCATGTGCTCGGTGCGCTGCTGGTGCTGGCGGCAGCCGGCGGTGTCGCCCTCCACGCCGCGAACGGTGGCCGGCGCGAGGACAACGATCTGCGGGGCGTCCTCGCTTCGATGCACGGCATCGGCCTGGTCCTGAGCGTCGTGGCCGGCTTCGGCCTGCTGGCCAAGCTCGGAGCAGGCGCCATGCCGCCGCCATGGGCCTGGGCGAAGCTCGTGATCTGGCTCTTCTTCGGAGCCGCGCTGACGCTGCCCTACCGCAGCACCTCGCTGGCGAGAGCACTCGTCATCGCACTGCCGCTCCTGGCCGCGATCGCCTCCTACCTGGCGATGTACAAGCCGTTCTAGGCCGGCTTCCGCCCGCGCCGACGCGCCCGGCAGCGCGCCCCGAGGACCCGGTCAGGTTCCGGTCAGCAACAGGTCAGCCCCAGGTCCGCGACCGATCGCGAGAATGACGTCCAGAACGAACCGATCGGGGAATCCGCCTGTAACCCCAGTTGTTTCTTTTCGTAGACAAGGTCGGGTTCGTGCCCTAAAGGGGCAAGGCACGGATCCGGTCGGCGTCGGGCGGTGCGAGCGTGTCGTGCCGCCCGGCGCCACTCTTCCTGACGACTCTGACCACCAATCCGGAGCCGCGGTCAAAGGAAGACGCAGGTGGGGCAATCGCCTGCGTCCTGCGCCAGCCCGCGGTCGGCTTCGCACTGGTAGACCGGTTCAGCCGAGCGTTCTGTCCTCGTATCGCCACCCTCCATCACTTCCCGCTTCCAGTCGTCGTCGTCCGACCAACGGAACGGCAGCATCTTGACCGCTCCCGGTGTATCCAGCTCGTCGAGGGCGGCGAGAGACGCCATCATGATGTCCCGCTGCAGGTGAGCGTCCAGCGCCTTGCCCGTCGTGTGCCCCAGCGGATAGTCGAGAAACACGGCGCGGGGAGGATTGACCGATCTCGTAATCGAGAACGCCGACGTCATCGAGAGTGTCGGAATGCCGTCCGCCTCGACGCGGCGGGCTATCAGTCCCACGGACTGATGACAGACCGGTCACACCGGGACCAACAACGCGAGATCAACCTGGTCCTCCGCAAGCCGGCGGCTCACTTCCGGTGCCAGCGTGTCGCGTACCCGACGCGCCGAGTAGATGCCTCCCATGAAGGTGTAGGCGCGGGGGGACAACTCCCCGATCACGCCATCCCGCGCCAGAGCGCGCAGCGTGTCGACGGGAAAGACCACGTTCGGATCGATCCGGGCGTCCGTCTGGTCGTAGGCGAAGTGGCTCGTCCGCAGCTCCGCCGCAGGTACACCGGTGTCGATGATGCGCAGGGAAAGGTCGTCCCGATGATGGAAGGCGACCTGTCCCGTCCGATACACGCCTCCGGAGGCCACCAGGGCGACCCGACACTCCGCAAGCGGCTTTGTCAGCCGCGCCCACGAGGGGGGATCGACGCTCTGGACCCACCGGTAGGGTTCGTGTCCAAGGCTCGAGTACAGCTCCCGGGTGCGAACGATGTGGTCGACCGGCCCTCTTCGTGTTCCCATGTTCCCGATTCTGCCTCAAACCGGACGCGGCGATAGGATGCAGCCGAATGAGCGATGACCGCCCGCGGCCTGCGGAACCCGGCTCTGAAGGCGTCCCGCAGAACGAGCGGATCGACCTGGCCGAATCCGAGTGGCGCGCCAGACTGGCTGACGGCGAGTTCCGCGTCCTGCGCCAGGAAGGGACGGAACGGGCCTTCACGTCGCCGCTCAACGGGGAACATCGGGACGGCGTCTTCGTCTGCGCAGGGTGCGGGGCCGAACTGTTCCGCTCCGAGTGGAAGTACGAGAGCGGCACCGGTTGGCCCAGCTTCTACGAATCGATGCCCGGCGCGGTCGAAACGAAACGCGACTTCAAGCTGTTCGTGCCGCGAACCGAGTACCACTGCGCCCGCTGCGGTGGACATCAGGGCCACGTGTTCAACGACGGTCCCGCGCCAACGGGGCTGCGTTACTGCAACAATGGAGTCGCCCTGCGCTTTCGGCCGGCCAAGCACCCCGCCCCAGCCAAGGAGGACTGAACATGTCGCCCACCCTGAACACCCGCCACGCAGCGGCCGGGGTTTCCGCAGCCCTCGCACTGATGCTGGCCTGTGGCGGCGAATCGGTCGAGCCCCTGACGTCGACGGTGGCGACGGAGTCGGGCGTCCTCGAGGGTGTGACGCTTCCGTCCGGAGTTCTCAAGTTCAGCGGCGTACCCTACGCGGCGCCGCCGGTCGGTGACTTGCGCTGGAAGGCTCCCCAGCCGGTCGCGGCCTGGGAGGGAAGCCGCGACGCGACCGTCTTCTCATCGAGCTGCTGGCAGCCGCTCTCTCCCCCCGGCTCGTTCTACGAGTCCGGCGACATCGAGCGCAGCGAGGACTGTCTCTACCTGAACGTCTGGACCAGCGCCGAACACGCCGAGGCCGCGTTGCCGGTCATGGTCTGGATCCACGGCGGCGGACTCCAGACCGGCTCTGGCAGCACCACTCTCTACGACGGAGAGAGGCTGGCGAGACAGGGTGTGGTTCTGGTGACGATCAACTACCGGCTCGGGCCGATCGGCTTCATGGCCCATCCGGAACTCTCGGCCGAAAACGAATCGGGAGCCTCCGGCAACTACGGCATCCTCGACCAGGTCGCCGCACTCCAGTGGGTGCAGGCGAACATTGCGAGCTTCGGCGGGGATCCGGGTCGGGTCACGATCTTCGGCGAGTCGGCCGGCTCCTGGAGCGTCAACTACATGACCGCGACGCCATTGGCGGCAGGCCTGTTTCAACGTGCGATCGGGCACAGCGGCGGCGTTTTCTGGCCCATGCCCCGGCTTGCGGACGCGGAGTCCGAGGGCGTGCGGGTGGCCGACCGGCTCGCCGCCAGCGACCTCGAGGCAATGCGCGCCGCTTCCGTCGAGGAGGTCTACCAGGCGGCGAGCGAAGCCGAAGCACTACAGTACATCGGCATCAACGACGGTCACGTCTTTCCGCGCGACATCTACGACATCTTCGCGGCCGGCGACCAGAACGATGTCGACACGATCGTCGGCTTCAACAGTGACGAAGGCACGGCCCTCTTTGCGGGCACCGGCACAGTCACTCTCGCCGACTATCGCCAGTCGCTCGAGGACACTTACGCCGAACACGCCGACGCGATGTTCTCGGTCTATCCCGCCGAGACCGAGGAACAGGCGCGCGTGGCTTCCTATGAGAACACGGCCGACAACTTCTTCGCCTGGCAGATGCGAACGTGGGCCCGTCTCCAAAGCAGTACCGGCTCAAGCCCCGCGCGCATGTACTACTTCTCGCGCGTTCCGCCCTGGGACGAAGCCGAGAGGTACGGCTCGTACCACGCTGCAGAGATCATCTACGCCTTCGACAATCTTCACCGGAGCGGCGAGATGCGTGACGGAATCGGGCCGTTCAATCATGCCTGGGACGACACCGACCGGGCGCTGGCCAGCACGATGTCGGCCTACTGGGTCAACTTCGCCGCCACCGGCGACCCGAACGGGGACGGACTGCCCAACTGGCCGGTGTACGACCCGAGCGCCGACGGCGTTCTCGAACTCGGAGATACGATCGGCGTGATCCAGGACCTGCTCAAGGATCGACTCGACGTTTTCGACGCTTACTACGAGAGCCTGCGGGGCGGCTAGAACCGCCCAGCGGCCCGTTTTGTGCTAGCGTGCCGCACCCAAGGCAGTGGGTACAGAGCTCACGCGGCGAACCAGGATGCGCCTGTCGTTCTCGAGCGTTGATTGATGTGGAACCCCGACGCCGAGCACAGGAGCAGCAGATGGCAGTGAGAATCTACGTGGGCAACCTGCCCTTCGACACGACGGAAGAGGCGGTGCGGAATCTCTTCCAATCCTACGGCGATGTCTCCGAGGTCTCGCTGATCAACGACCGGGAAACCGGACGTCCCCGGGGGTTCGGTTTCGTCGAGATGGCGACCGGCGGCCCGGAAGCCATCTCTGCTCTGGACCAACAGCAGTTCGGCGGCCGGACGCTCCGCGTCAACGAGGCCAGACCCCGCGAGGAGCGGCGGCCCCGCTGGTAGGCGGCCCGGCAACGAAGCAACGCGGAGCCACCTCCTGCGGGCGTTCCGCTACATCACCGGATTGAAGAACTGCGCGATCGCGATGTCGGGCAGCGGCGACGGCTTGAGTTCGATGATCTCGTCGCGCTCGCCGCCCTTGGACATCTTGAACGAGGCGTTGACGCGTGCCGGGGCATCCCAGAGCACGACCGCGAACTCACCGTTCTTCTCGATCGGGCCAGCGGCCGAGAACTCGCCGTCGCCGGACGTGATCGTGACCTCGCCTCCGCCCTTGACCGCCTTGCCCCGCTTGTCTTCGACCCGGCCGACGAGCACCGTGCGCACACCCTTCGTTTCCATCGACTCGCCTTCCCGGAACAGGATCGGATAGACCTGCTGGGAACCGCCGCGCTGCACCGCGACTCGCGTCAGCACGGAGCGGTAGCCGTCCCGCTCGAAGGTGATCCGCAGCACGATGCCTTCATAGTCATCCCGGCTGTATAGACGCCCCATGTTCCGCAGCAGATACGTCCCCGTCTTGCGCCCCTTGGCCCGCACTCTCGCCGCGGGCGAGTTGTCGTTCTGAAGCCAGATGTCGACATCGGAGAGCGGTTGTCCGCTCGAGTCCAGGATCGTCCCGAAAACGCGGGTGTTGTCACGGCCGCCGACCGCGCCAGTGACATCACCGCCACGCAGGTCGGCACCCGCATTGACCGGCTGTTCCTGGGCCAGCAAGGGCACGGCCACGAGCAGCGCTGGAGCGAGCAGCAACGGAAACAGATGTCTCTTCGTCATTTTGATGGCGCCT
Encoded proteins:
- a CDS encoding carboxylesterase family protein, giving the protein MSPTLNTRHAAAGVSAALALMLACGGESVEPLTSTVATESGVLEGVTLPSGVLKFSGVPYAAPPVGDLRWKAPQPVAAWEGSRDATVFSSSCWQPLSPPGSFYESGDIERSEDCLYLNVWTSAEHAEAALPVMVWIHGGGLQTGSGSTTLYDGERLARQGVVLVTINYRLGPIGFMAHPELSAENESGASGNYGILDQVAALQWVQANIASFGGDPGRVTIFGESAGSWSVNYMTATPLAAGLFQRAIGHSGGVFWPMPRLADAESEGVRVADRLAASDLEAMRAASVEEVYQAASEAEALQYIGINDGHVFPRDIYDIFAAGDQNDVDTIVGFNSDEGTALFAGTGTVTLADYRQSLEDTYAEHADAMFSVYPAETEEQARVASYENTADNFFAWQMRTWARLQSSTGSSPARMYYFSRVPPWDEAERYGSYHAAEIIYAFDNLHRSGEMRDGIGPFNHAWDDTDRALASTMSAYWVNFAATGDPNGDGLPNWPVYDPSADGVLELGDTIGVIQDLLKDRLDVFDAYYESLRGG
- a CDS encoding inositol oxygenase yields the protein MPLERLDDWDDFVAELYPEPAEAGGKRREDYRDFEQPPRDTVREFYRLNHRHQTWDFVQDKKAEYLTLDRAELPAWEALEFLNTLVDDSDPDLDLSQLDHLLQTAEAIRANGHPDWFVLAGLIHDLGKVLCLWGEPQWAVVGDTFPVGCAFSDRIVYPELFEGNPDTADPTYSTPLGVYEPGCGLDQVHLSWGHDEYLYQVLSDYLPEPALYMIRYHSFYACHREGAYRELMNDRDREMFAWVRLFNGYDLYSKSDRPPDAAELRPYYQGLIDRYLPAKLNL
- a CDS encoding glycine/sarcosine/betaine reductase selenoprotein B family protein, with amino-acid sequence MGTRRGPVDHIVRTRELYSSLGHEPYRWVQSVDPPSWARLTKPLAECRVALVASGGVYRTGQVAFHHRDDLSLRIIDTGVPAAELRTSHFAYDQTDARIDPNVVFPVDTLRALARDGVIGELSPRAYTFMGGIYSARRVRDTLAPEVSRRLAEDQVDLALLVPV
- a CDS encoding TIGR00366 family protein; the encoded protein is MTTSSPSRFPEALVLIFAMIVAAQVLTYVLPAGEYERDGRQVLAGTYHTVEAAPLPWHASLTKVPRGLEAAAEIIFFVFLVGGAIGVIRTTGAIDAAIGAAIKTLGGRPVLLVGGMTALFAVGSSTIGMAEEYMPFVPILVAMCIALKMDAVVALGIVYLGAGIGYGTAAINPFTVMIAKDIAGQDPSTGFGLRWALLAVMLVVGVHHVLRYARRIGDDPEHSLVRDIDYSGGAHELSAAELTPARLGILGSFAAMIGIFIWGVNVHGWYLVELAALFLGVTIISAVLGRVSANRTARAFTSGAAELTGTALLIGFARTIEVVLSDARVIDTVIHGIASLLERAEALGSGAAVVAAWGMLAVQSVCNFLIPSGSGQAYVTMPIMAPLADLTGVGRETSVLAYQLGDGLMNLIVPTNALLMGMLLLARIPYQRWLRFILPAMVKLYVVAMLILAVAALMRFE
- the msrB gene encoding peptide-methionine (R)-S-oxide reductase MsrB — its product is MSDDRPRPAEPGSEGVPQNERIDLAESEWRARLADGEFRVLRQEGTERAFTSPLNGEHRDGVFVCAGCGAELFRSEWKYESGTGWPSFYESMPGAVETKRDFKLFVPRTEYHCARCGGHQGHVFNDGPAPTGLRYCNNGVALRFRPAKHPAPAKED
- a CDS encoding RNA-binding protein is translated as MAVRIYVGNLPFDTTEEAVRNLFQSYGDVSEVSLINDRETGRPRGFGFVEMATGGPEAISALDQQQFGGRTLRVNEARPREERRPRW
- a CDS encoding carboxypeptidase-like regulatory domain-containing protein; this translates as MTKRHLFPLLLAPALLVAVPLLAQEQPVNAGADLRGGDVTGAVGGRDNTRVFGTILDSSGQPLSDVDIWLQNDNSPAARVRAKGRKTGTYLLRNMGRLYSRDDYEGIVLRITFERDGYRSVLTRVAVQRGGSQQVYPILFREGESMETKGVRTVLVGRVEDKRGKAVKGGGEVTITSGDGEFSAAGPIEKNGEFAVVLWDAPARVNASFKMSKGGERDEIIELKPSPLPDIAIAQFFNPVM